A genomic stretch from Pomacea canaliculata isolate SZHN2017 linkage group LG2, ASM307304v1, whole genome shotgun sequence includes:
- the LOC112557772 gene encoding LOW QUALITY PROTEIN: sex peptide receptor-like (The sequence of the model RefSeq protein was modified relative to this genomic sequence to represent the inferred CDS: deleted 1 base in 1 codon): protein MAGLTWRGQTWREEDCLPGIWYLENNVRCRTMDQLTMGQPVVDENLQRFSGWYGGYHGYVSLCVCLSGIVTNTFNVTVLTRRKMRTPVNQILTGLAFSDMVTMLSYVPFATHFYCVYTPSDTSPAKNSYGWMFFLLFHINLTTVTHTVSIWMCVVLAIVRYMHIRSPTRVPSVRFRRISQSTYLVLLVYVLSTLVMIPNFMTNELVAEPNNSSNETIWMLKSLDLGRNDTGSLVLVNVWMYAILAKLSPCFLMSVFGSLLLHQLRSKINQRRDFLKFSVANSSKLREHSRTTKMLITVIVLFIVTELPQGVLIILSATRSGFFDTVYLPLGDVMDIVALVNNAINFVLYCSMSTKFRETFLRLYFRCRTYQEEECEEENGYVLRDKNDSCCSNNN, encoded by the exons GTACCTGGAGAACAATGTGCGATGCCGGACGATGGATCAGTTGACAATGGGTCAGCCCGTGGTGGACGAGAACCTGCAACGTTTCTCCGGCTGGTACGGCGGTTACCATGGCTACGTCAGCCTCTGCGTGTGCCTGTCCGGGATCGTGACCAACACCTTCAACGTCACCGTCCTCACGCGCCGTAAGATGCGAACGCCGGTCAACCAGATCCTGACTGGACTTGCCTTCTCTGACATGGTGACCATGCTGAGTTACGTGCCCTTCGCTACACACTTTTACTGCGTTTACACGCCCTCCGACACATCGCCGGCCAAGAACAGTTACGGCTGGATGTTCTTCCTGCTGTTCCACATCAACCTGACCACCGTGACACATACAGTGTCCATCTGGATGTGCGTGGTGCTGGCCATCGTTCGCTACATGCACATCCGGTCTCCCACCCGCGTACCCTCCGTGCGATTCCGCCGAATCAGCCAGTCCACCTACCTGGTGCTGTTGGTCTACGTGCTGTCCACCCTGGTCATGATCCCTAACTTCATGACCAACGAATTAGTGGCGGAGCCGAATAACAGCAGTAACGAGACGATATGGATGCTCAAGTCCCTGGACCTGGGCAGGAACGACACGGGGTCGCTGGTCCTCGTCAACGTCTGGATGTACGCCATCTTGGCCAAGCTGTCCCCCTGCTTCCTCATGTCTGTCTTCGGCTCG CTGCTTTTGCACCAGCTGCGCAGCAAGATCAACCAGCGGCGGGACTTCCTCAAGTTCTCCGTGGCCAACTCCAGCAAGCTGCGCGAACACTCGCGCACGACTAAGATGCTCATCACTGTCATCGTCCTCTTCATCGTCACGGAGCTGCCCCAGGGCGTGCTCATCATCCTTAGCGCCACACGCTCGGGTTTCTTCGATACAGTTTACTTGCCTCTGGGCGATGTCATGGACATCGTCGCTCTGGTCAACAACGCCATCAACTTTGTGCTCTACTGCTCCATGAGCACCAAGTTCAGAGAGACCTTCCTCCGCCTCTACTTCCGGTGCCGGACCTACCAGGAGGAGGAGTGCGAGGAGGAGAACGGTTATGTCCTGAGGGACAAGAACGACTCCTgttgcagcaacaacaactga